The following proteins are co-located in the Vigna unguiculata cultivar IT97K-499-35 chromosome 9, ASM411807v1, whole genome shotgun sequence genome:
- the LOC114164412 gene encoding RHOMBOID-like protein 8, translating to MAESLERIDVKLSPAPDARIPLMKSKGGRRRGGDTWVVSVFVIIQIGVFIATMLVNDCWTNSHGDCLLQTLGRFSFQPLPENPLLGPSQSKLDEMGALRWSLLTEQHQTWRLFTFPFLHGGLFHLLLNLSSIVYVGVRLEREFGPIRIGIIYALSAFVGGLVASLFLRNTPAVGASGALYGLLGTLLSELVWNWKYHTNKISAIATLVFVFVCNFVLGFLPYVDNFASIGGFISGFLLGSVFLLSPQLQPVAPNKGGLVEYGVKSYINLKLKKKLDRPVLRIVSLILFGLLLAGCLVVVLHGININSYCTWCPYVDCIPFTSWHCQDTEASCETMVSNAQLTMTCIGNGNFRVYPFTNISRARMNDLCNLIC from the exons ATGGCGGAAAGTTTGGAACGTATCGACGTGAAGCTGTCTCCTGCGCCGGACGCAAGGATACCGTTGATGAAATCAAAAGGAGGACGGCGGCGAGGCGGCGACACGTGGGTGGTTTCAGTGTTCGTGATAATCCAAATCGGAGTTTTCATCGCAACCATGCTCGTCAACGATTGCTGGACCAATTCTCACGGAGATTGCCTTCTGCAAACCCTCGGAAGGTTCTCCTTCCAGCCTCTCCCCGAGAATCCACTCCTAGGTCCTTCTCAGTCCAA GTTAGATGAAATGGGAGCTCTTCGATGGAGCCTTTTGACAGAGCAGCACCAAACTTGGCGTCTTTTCACATTTCCATTTTTGCATGGTGGACTCTTCCACTTGCTTCTCAATCTCTCGAGTATCGTCTACGTGGGAGTGCGCCTAGAGCGCGAATTTGGACCCA TAAGAATTGGTATAATCTATGCATTGTCAGCTTTTGTGGGAGGCTTGGTGGCTTCTCTTTTTCTCCGAAACACCCCTGCTGTTGGTGCTTCCGGTGCTTTATATGGATTGCTGGGAACATTGCTTTCCGAACTTGTTTGGAACTGGAAATATCATACCAATAAG ATTTCGGCAATAGCAACATTAGTCTTTGTGTTTGTGTGCAACTTCGTCCTTGGTTTTCTGCCTTATGTAGACAATTTTGCCAGCATTGGAGGTTTTATATCAGGATTCCTTCTTGGATCTGTTTTTCTACTCAGCCCTCAGCTCCAACCAGTAGCTCCAAATAAAGGTGGTCTTGTTGAGTATGGGGTCAAAAGTTACATCAACTTAAAGTTGAAGAAAAAGCTGGACAGACCGGTTCTCAGGATTGTTTCTCTTATCCTCTTCGGCCTATT ATTGGCTGGTTGTCTTGTGGTAGTTCTTCATGGAATCAACATCAACAGTTATTGCACATGGTGTCCATATGTCGACTGTATCCCTTTTACAAGCTGGCACTGCCAAGACACAGAAGCCTCTTGTGAG ACAATGGTGAGCAATGCTCAGCTGACAATGACCTGTATCGGGAATGGCAACTTCAGGGTCTATCCTTTTACCAACATTTCTCGGGCAAGGATGAATGATTTGTGCAATCTGATTTGCTGA